In Portunus trituberculatus isolate SZX2019 chromosome 46, ASM1759143v1, whole genome shotgun sequence, a single window of DNA contains:
- the LOC123520032 gene encoding mitochondrial glutamate carrier 1-like isoform X2 has protein sequence MGDQQPKFKLLPKILNGGIAGIVGVTCVFPLDLVKTRLQNQQIGPNGERMYNSMLDCFRKTYRQEGYFGMYRGSGVNILLITPEKAIKLTANDFFRHHLTTKEGKLPIQREMIAGGLAGMCQIVVTTPMELLKIQLQDAGRVAAQAVSSGGNAATVPKISATSITLRLLREKGIVGLYKGTAATMLRDVSFSIVYFPLFAHLNSLGPRKSDGSGEAVFWCSFLSGCAAGSLAALAVNPFDVVKTRLQLLTKGSNDTQYRGIAHAILTILRVEGPRAFFKGGACRMIVIAPLFGIAQMVYYFGVGEAILGYKK, from the exons ATGGGAGACCAGCAGCCCAAGTTCAA GTTGCTGCCCAAGATCCTGAATGGAGGCATCGCGGGCATCGTGGGGGTGACGTGTGTGTTCCCGCTGGACCTTGTCAAGACGCGCCTCCAGAACCAGCAGATCGGACCCAATGGCGAACGCATGTATAATTCCAT GCTGGACTGTTTCCGCAAGACCTACCGACAGGAGGGTTACTTTGGCATGTACCGTGGCTCGGGGGTGAACATTCTGCTCATCACACCAGAGAAGGCCATCAAACTCACTGCCAACGACTTTTTCCgccatcacctcaccaccaaaGAGGG GAAGCTGCCCATCCAGAGGGAGATGATTGCTGGTGGTCTGGCGGGAATGTGTCAGATTGTTGTCACCACACCCATGGAGCTGCTCAAGATCCAGCTGCAGGATGCCGGGAGAGTGGCAGCGCAGGCAGTGTCCA GTGGAGGTAATGCTGCCACTGTGCCCAAGATCTCTGCCACCTCCATCACCCTGCGTCTGCTGCGGGAGAAGGGTATCGTTGGGCTGTACAAGGGCACCGCCGCCACCATGCTGAGGGACGTCTCCTTCTCTATCGTGTACTTCCCACTGTTTGCTCATCTCAACTCCCTTGGCCCCCGCAAGTCTGACGGATCAG GGGAGGCAGTGTTCTGGTGTTCCTTCCTGTCTGGCTGTGCTGCGGGCTCCCTGGCAGCGCTGGCAGTGAACCCCTTTGATGTGGTGAAGACGCGCCTGCAGCTGTTGACCAAAGGCAGCAACGACACCCAGTATCGAGGGATTGCACACGCCATTCT CACAATCCTGAGGGTGGAAGGACCAAGGGCATTCTTCAAGGGTGGCGCCTGCAGGATGATCGTCATTGCCCCGCTGTTTGGCATTGCCCAGATGGTGTACTACTTTGGTGTGGGGGAGGCCATCCTGGGGTACAAGAAGTGA
- the LOC123520032 gene encoding mitochondrial glutamate carrier 1-like isoform X3, whose protein sequence is MYNSMLDCFRKTYRQEGYFGMYRGSGVNILLITPEKAIKLTANDFFRHHLTTKEGKLPIQREMIAGGLAGMCQIVVTTPMELLKIQLQDAGRVAAQAVSSGGNAATVPKISATSITLRLLREKGIVGLYKGTAATMLRDVSFSIVYFPLFAHLNSLGPRKSDGSGEAVFWCSFLSGCAAGSLAALAVNPFDVVKTRLQLLTKGSNDTQYRGIAHAILTILRVEGPRAFFKGGACRMIVIAPLFGIAQMVYYFGVGEAILGYKK, encoded by the exons ATGTATAATTCCAT GCTGGACTGTTTCCGCAAGACCTACCGACAGGAGGGTTACTTTGGCATGTACCGTGGCTCGGGGGTGAACATTCTGCTCATCACACCAGAGAAGGCCATCAAACTCACTGCCAACGACTTTTTCCgccatcacctcaccaccaaaGAGGG GAAGCTGCCCATCCAGAGGGAGATGATTGCTGGTGGTCTGGCGGGAATGTGTCAGATTGTTGTCACCACACCCATGGAGCTGCTCAAGATCCAGCTGCAGGATGCCGGGAGAGTGGCAGCGCAGGCAGTGTCCA GTGGAGGTAATGCTGCCACTGTGCCCAAGATCTCTGCCACCTCCATCACCCTGCGTCTGCTGCGGGAGAAGGGTATCGTTGGGCTGTACAAGGGCACCGCCGCCACCATGCTGAGGGACGTCTCCTTCTCTATCGTGTACTTCCCACTGTTTGCTCATCTCAACTCCCTTGGCCCCCGCAAGTCTGACGGATCAG GGGAGGCAGTGTTCTGGTGTTCCTTCCTGTCTGGCTGTGCTGCGGGCTCCCTGGCAGCGCTGGCAGTGAACCCCTTTGATGTGGTGAAGACGCGCCTGCAGCTGTTGACCAAAGGCAGCAACGACACCCAGTATCGAGGGATTGCACACGCCATTCT CACAATCCTGAGGGTGGAAGGACCAAGGGCATTCTTCAAGGGTGGCGCCTGCAGGATGATCGTCATTGCCCCGCTGTTTGGCATTGCCCAGATGGTGTACTACTTTGGTGTGGGGGAGGCCATCCTGGGGTACAAGAAGTGA
- the LOC123520032 gene encoding mitochondrial glutamate carrier 1-like isoform X1: MNNNHVWVNQAYVWQHPSRWSRQQVVAAVVQDNTTMGDQQPKFKLLPKILNGGIAGIVGVTCVFPLDLVKTRLQNQQIGPNGERMYNSMLDCFRKTYRQEGYFGMYRGSGVNILLITPEKAIKLTANDFFRHHLTTKEGKLPIQREMIAGGLAGMCQIVVTTPMELLKIQLQDAGRVAAQAVSSGGNAATVPKISATSITLRLLREKGIVGLYKGTAATMLRDVSFSIVYFPLFAHLNSLGPRKSDGSGEAVFWCSFLSGCAAGSLAALAVNPFDVVKTRLQLLTKGSNDTQYRGIAHAILTILRVEGPRAFFKGGACRMIVIAPLFGIAQMVYYFGVGEAILGYKK, encoded by the exons atgaataacaaCCATGTATGGGTGAATCAAGCATACGTCTGGCAACATCCCAGCCGGTGGTCGAGGCAGCAG gtggtggcggcggtggtgcagGACAACACAACCATGGGAGACCAGCAGCCCAAGTTCAA GTTGCTGCCCAAGATCCTGAATGGAGGCATCGCGGGCATCGTGGGGGTGACGTGTGTGTTCCCGCTGGACCTTGTCAAGACGCGCCTCCAGAACCAGCAGATCGGACCCAATGGCGAACGCATGTATAATTCCAT GCTGGACTGTTTCCGCAAGACCTACCGACAGGAGGGTTACTTTGGCATGTACCGTGGCTCGGGGGTGAACATTCTGCTCATCACACCAGAGAAGGCCATCAAACTCACTGCCAACGACTTTTTCCgccatcacctcaccaccaaaGAGGG GAAGCTGCCCATCCAGAGGGAGATGATTGCTGGTGGTCTGGCGGGAATGTGTCAGATTGTTGTCACCACACCCATGGAGCTGCTCAAGATCCAGCTGCAGGATGCCGGGAGAGTGGCAGCGCAGGCAGTGTCCA GTGGAGGTAATGCTGCCACTGTGCCCAAGATCTCTGCCACCTCCATCACCCTGCGTCTGCTGCGGGAGAAGGGTATCGTTGGGCTGTACAAGGGCACCGCCGCCACCATGCTGAGGGACGTCTCCTTCTCTATCGTGTACTTCCCACTGTTTGCTCATCTCAACTCCCTTGGCCCCCGCAAGTCTGACGGATCAG GGGAGGCAGTGTTCTGGTGTTCCTTCCTGTCTGGCTGTGCTGCGGGCTCCCTGGCAGCGCTGGCAGTGAACCCCTTTGATGTGGTGAAGACGCGCCTGCAGCTGTTGACCAAAGGCAGCAACGACACCCAGTATCGAGGGATTGCACACGCCATTCT CACAATCCTGAGGGTGGAAGGACCAAGGGCATTCTTCAAGGGTGGCGCCTGCAGGATGATCGTCATTGCCCCGCTGTTTGGCATTGCCCAGATGGTGTACTACTTTGGTGTGGGGGAGGCCATCCTGGGGTACAAGAAGTGA